DNA from Leucobacter aridicollis:
GCAAGCTCTCCAGGAAGCGCAGGTGCGTCAACGTAGACGAAGCCCGGGCCGGGCTCGACCGAAAGGTGGCCGAGTGAAAACCACATCCCCTCCCCGCTCTCCAGCGGCCGCTGGAACTGCAGCGGACATCACCCCACTCGAGATTGTTCCTCTGAAACGCTATGGGCGAATGGTGATCGCGGCGGTCGCCGTGCTGCTTGTCGGCGGTCTCATCTTCGCCCTCGTCACGAGCAAGAACCTCGACTGGAGGGTCGTAGGCCAGTACCTATTCGCTCCGGTGATCATTGAAGGCGTCATCTTGACCGTCCAGTTGACCGTTCTCGCGGTCATCATCGGCATCGTGCTTGGCATCGTGCTTGCGCTGATGAAGCTCTCCGATAACAAAGTGCTGACTGTCCTTGCTGACCTGTACCTTTGGTTCTTCCGTGGCACGCCGCAGCTCATCCAGCTGATCTTCTGGTTCAACCTTGCCTTTCTCTTCCCTACGATCAATCTGGGGTTCGTGAGCTGGGATACCAATGCGCTCATTACACCGTTTATTGCTGCGCTCATCGGATTGAGCTTGAACGAGGGTGCCTACATGGCCGAGATCATTCGTGGCGGCATCCTCGGTGTGCCGAAGGGGCAACGCGAGGCAGCCATTGCGCTCGGTTTCACGCCGCTGGAGATGATGACGAAGATCATCCTCCCGCAGACGATGCGCATGGTGATCCCGCCAACGGGTAACCAGGCGATCGCGATGTTGAAGGTCACCTCACTCGTCTCAGTGATCTCGGCTCGTGATCTGCTCACCAACGCTCAGATGATCTACTCGCGCAACTACTACGTGATCGAACTGCTGATCGTCGCCTGCGCTTGGTATCTCCTACTGACGACAGTCGCCACGCTGTTGCAAAACCAACTCGAAAAGAAATACGCCGGACGCAGTGGCAATACCCCAGCGCGCGGCGCTCATAGAGGTCTGTTCAAGCGCCTCACCCAGACGGGAGCACAGCGATGACCTCGACAGACTCGACAACGAACACAGAACGTCCGATGGTGCAGGCCGTCGAGGTGCGCAAGAGCTTTGGCGGCAATGAGGTGCTTCGCGGCGTGAGCATCGAAGTGCAGCGGGGAACGGTGACCGCACTTATCGGGCCATCCGGCTCGGGCAAGAGCACGTTTCTGCGGTGCATCAACGACCTCGAGACGTTCGACTCCGGCGATATCCTCGTCGACGGCGAACGCGTCGCCTACCGGCGTGAGGGAACCAAGGCGTACGAGCTCAAGCCGCGCATCGTTGCGAAGCGGCGCGCAAAGCTCGGAATGGTCTTCCAAGGGTTCAACCTGTTCGGCCACCTCACTGTGCTCGAAAACATCATGATCGCCCCGGTGCAAGTGCTGAAGCAGGACAAGCGAATCGTTGAGGAACGCGCTCTCGAACTGCTGAGCAAGGTAGGCCTCGCCGACAAGCGCGACGCCTACCCTGACTCGCTGTCGGGCGGCCAACAGCAACGCGTCGCGATTGCGCGGGCGCTTGCGATGGAACCGACCCTCATGCTCTTCGACGAGCCGACCTCGGCGCTCGATCCTGAGACGGTCGGCGAAGTGCTCGAGGTCATGCGCACCCTTGCTCGCGAGGGAATGACGATGATCGTCGTCACTCACGAGATCGGGTTCGCGCGCGAAGTGTGCGACCAGGTCGCATTCCTCGAAGACGGCGTGATCCAAGAGATCGGCCCGCCTGAGCAAGTGCTCGACAATCCCACGCACGAACGAACCCAGCGCTTCTTGAGCCGCGTCATCTGACGCGCGCCCCAGCGCATCGCACCACCGATCCGCCCCAACGGCGGGGCGGATCTTGAACCGAACGAGAAAGCACACCCCATGAAACGACACACAACCTCCTTGAACGTCGCTATCCCGGCGCTGATGGTCGCGAGCCTCGCGCTCTCGGCCTGCGCGCCGGCTGGCGCGCCCGCAGACACCGAAGAGGCTCCGGTTGATTCGGCGGCCGTCGTCGAAGAGATCCGCGAGATGCTGCCAGACGCCATCCTGGGCTCGAACACCATCAAGGTCGTGACCGACCCGTCGCAGGCGCCGTACGAGTTCACCGACGATGACGACAACATCGTCGGCATCAACCCTGACCTCGCTGCTGAAGTGGCCGCGGTGCTCGGCGTGAATCTCGAATGGGCGCGCGCAGACTTCGGTGGTCTGATCACGGGCGTCGCGACGAAACGCTACGACATGATGAGCGAGGCGATGTGGGACACGGAGCAGCGCCGCGAACAGATCGATTTCGTAGACAACCTCATCTCGGCGAACAACATCGTCGTTGCGAAGGGCAACCCGCTTGGCATCAAGGACCTGCCAGACCTGTGCGGTAAGAACGTTTCGACGCTCGAAGGCAGCATGATGGTGGAGCTCTTCGAGGAGTTCCAGCCCAAGTGCGGGGGCAATCCCATCAACGTGCTGATCGCGCCGACGACGGCCGACCAGCTACTGTGGCTGTCGACCGGGCGCGCTGTGGCGACCATCGCAAACCCAATTGTCACCGAGTTTGGCATCGAGCAGGGCACCGCCCGCGATATTGAGGTGGTTCCCGGCGAAGGCTACCTCAGCAACAACTACGGGTGGGCCTTCCACAAAGACAATGTTGAGTTGCGTGACGCCATCGCGGCGGCTATTCAGCACCTCATCGACACGGGCGCGTACGACGATGTGATGGATAAATGGAACGTTTCTGACAACAGTCGCCTTGCCCAGGTTGAGATCAACAGCGAGATTGTGAAATGACCGCGGACACGCAAGACCTCGGCCCCTACGGGCGCATGTACGAACTCGCTCCCGACGCGACGATGACCGGGTCGGTCGTGCCGGGGCGCGAGTTCACCGTGCACACGCTCGACTCTTCCGGTGGCCAGATCCGCGCCGACGTGGACTACGGCGACCTCGACGCCAGCAAGTTTTTCCCGGTGGTCGGTCCGGTCGAAGTCGTCGGCGTTGAACCGGGAGATGTTGTCGAGATTGAGATTCTTGACATGGATCTTGACCCACTCGCGCACACGTGGACCAGGCCGGGCCTCGGGCTCCTCGGGCAGGATCGGTTCGCGGTGATGGCCGTCGACACCGCCACGCTCGAGCTCCGGCCGGGCGGACCGGGGACCCCGGTGCTCGCCGCAGCGCAGCCGAAAGCACACGTGGGCGCGCTCGGGCTGCTCACCGACTCGGTCGAGCCGGCGCGCACACTTGGACACTACGGCGGCAACATTGACTTCAGTGCGGTTGGGGTCGGCGCGAAAGTGTGGATCACCGCGTCCGTGCCGGGCGGCGGCTTCTTCATTGGTGATGTGCACGCGACGATCGGCGACGGCGAGGTCTGCGGAACCGGCGCAGAAACGGGTGCCTCGGTCTCGCTGCGGCTGAACCGGCTGGTGGGAGTCGGATCGATCCTGCCGACCGTCGAAGACATCGACGGACGTCTCTGGGTGATCGGCGTCGGCGCCTCCGTTGAGGAGGCGCTGCAGGAAGCAACCGCGTACTGTGTGGCCAGGGTCGCCGATCAGGCGGACATTGGCAAGGACGAGGCGTACCTCTCGGTCGGGCTGCTTTTGAACGTCAAGGTCTGCCAAGTTGTGAACCCGCGAACGAGCGTCGCTGTCTCGCTCGACGGCGGGCTCGACCGGGTGCTGCGCGTTGCAGCGTCCGCACACGTGAACGTCTAGGCGAAAGGAACGATGGTGAACCTCAGGACCGTCTTGGGCGACGTGCATGTTGACGGTGTCGACCGGGTGCTGCCGCATGAACATCTGCTCTGTGATTTCAGCCCGGTGACCGGAGACCGCAACCACATCTTCAACAATCCGGCGCTTGCTGCACGTGAGCTCGGATATCTGAACGAAGACGTGCCGCCAGCCCCGGGCAGACAGCACGCCATCGTCGAAGTGACGCTTCGCGACCTGGGGCGTGACCCCGAGGGTCTGCGCCGCATCTCGCAAGAATCAGCCACGCACGTGGTGATGGGTACTGGCTGGTACCTCGAACCGTACTACCCCAAAGAGGTCTACGAGGTCTCGGCCGAGCAGCACGCGGCCCTGATGATTCGGGAGATCGAGGAAGGCGTTCTCGCCGCAGACGGGACGCGGATTCGCGCTGGCGTGATCGGCGAGATCGGCACACACGGCGGCACGCTCTCGCCAGCAGAAGAGCGGGTGCTTCGCGCGGCGGGCCGCGCCTCGAACGCGACGGGTGCAGCGGTGACGACGCACGCGTTCATGTATCCGACCGGGGTTGACCAGTTGAGCATTCTCGAAGAAGAAGGGGTCGATCCGCGCCGCATCGCGATCGGGCACGTCGATACCTTCCTTGACCACGCCTACCTCACGGGGTTGCTGGACAGGGGCGTCTATCTGCAGTTCGACACGTGCGGGCGTGAACACCTCATGCCTGACGGCTTGCGTGTGGAGATGCTTGTGCGGCTCATTGACGAGGGCTGGGCGGACTCCCTCCTCATCTCGAGTGACCGCTGTCACATGACCGACCTGAGGATCCGTGGCGGACTCGCCTACTCGTGGGCAATCGCGGGGTTTTGTGACCTGCTCCGAGCCTCGGGGGTTGCTGAGACGGTTGTTGACCAGCTCACCAGGGAGAACCCGTTGCGGCTGCTCGGCGGCGTGCGGGCAGCGAACGCGTAAACCTCGGTTTTTGTCTTCTTAACCGTGGCCATGGAACTGTCGCGAGCGCGCTCGCCGCACCTAAGCCGCAGTTGACAGCGCCTTCCAACGACACAGGCGGGGTACCGGACGTTGGGTCCGGTACCCCGCCTGTGTCGTTGGTGTGTCGTCTCGACCACCCCGCGCGACGCGGCGGGCGGTCGGAAACCATCGCAGTTCACGAGGTAAACGGGGCCACTGAAGCTCGTGAGCTCACGTGAACAAACGGCTCGGACCGACTTGAATTGTGGCAGGTTCGCTGGAATCCGCCATGCAGACACGCACAGCGATCCGCGCAGTCGTTCCTGGCCAAGTTCTGCGCGCGCCGGGACCCGAGCTAGATACCCAGATGAGGCGGTCGTTAGGAACACAGGCTGGCTACCAGCACGTGCTCGCGTTTTTGACAACAGATTCGGAAAAGGTTGTACGAGTCCTCCGGATGGCCGGGCCGATGTCCGGGGAAAAGTTGCTTGAGAGATCTGGTCCCAGAGGTTAGTCTCATCGGGGGGGTTCGTCTATGTTCTGCCAGTGACCAAACTGGGCGGAATCTTCGCGAAAACTTTTGAAGAAGATCCTCCATCCTTTTACATTGACGTCAAAGATAGAAGGTCGAACATGAGAAAACTCATCCCTCCGGCGAGGCGCCGAAGAGAAGGGACGCGGAGTATTGCGCTTGGCACGGCAGCAGCCGTCGTCATAGCGCCCGCGCTCTTCATGTCTCAGGCAGCTTTCGCTGCCGATGCCGATCCGACGGCGCGATCTGCCGGCCAAGGACAGCTCATCAACCTTGATCTGCTCGACCTTGATCTCGCCTCGCTCGGCTTCACCCAAACCAGCTTCCCGGCGAAGCCCGGCCCGGATACTGGACAGCTCGATCTGGGTGTCCTCGGCAATGAGACCATCAGGTTGGGAGATGGTCTTCAGCTACCGCTGCTGAAGAATGCACAAGGGCAGGGGCTCATCCACCTCGGTGAATTGGGAGCGGCGAGCAGCTACAGCGAGTCGCTGTCAGACGCGAGCTCTAAAGCCTCTTCGGGCGTGCTCGGTTCTGGCGGATCCATTGCAGTGAGCCCGAACACAGGGGTGGGCACTGACCCGGCCTACGTGGATCTCACTGATTTGCTCGACCAGCTTAATGTCAGCGGTCTGACCGACTCTGTCCTTGATCAGGCTCGTGTCGAGCTTGGCAGTCTTGCAACGTCAGCAGAGAGCGCAAGCGACGTAGTGACCAGCGAGTACGTTCTCGCGGGCGCGAACATCACAGTGCGCAGCCCGCTTGTGGGGACCATTGCAACGAACCTCGGTGGTGTCGTTCAGACCGCGGTGCAGCCCGTCAACGACCTCGTTGAAAGTGACGGTGCCCTTAATAAGCTCCTCACCACCTTGAAAGACGCGCTGAACGGGTTCGACCTGGGAGTGGCGAAGATCAAGGTCGGCGCTGCGACCGTTGCTATCGATGGAATAGATACTGTCGGAGCAAGCGTCGTCGAGCAGCTGATTAGCACGCCGATTGCGAACAACAGCGGCTCAGTCTCGATCGATCTCGGCACCGGCGAGGTCACTCTCGACGTCGCCAAGCTGATCAAGGAAGCCGATGGCTCGGACGTCAACTCCCTTCCTGCAAACTACAACGTAGTATCGGCAGAATTCGTGCAAGCCGTTACCACCGGCATCACGGAATCGCTCGCTGGGATCACCACGAAGGTGACGACGATCCTGAACTCGGTACTCAACAACCTCGCAGTCAGCCTTGACGTTCAGGTTGAGGCCTGTGCTGTGCTTTGCTTGGCAGACGGCGGCGTGAAGGTGGCTGGGACCTTGGCTCAGTTCGCCGGAACCGACCCGACTCCGCCCAAGCTGACGACCACGCTGAAGATTGCAGGACTCGTCGACGTCGGCGCGCTACTCAATCCCGTGCTAACGATCGTTCTCAACACGATTACAACGGTTACCGGCCCGACTATTCAAGGTGTGCTCAATACGGTATCCGCCGGACTCGGCAACGTGATCAACCCGGTTGTGAAGGCCGTGACGGATCCGCTGGAGCCAGTCCTCCGGGGAGTACTCGACCAGCTCGTGACGCTGCGCATCAACGAACAGCCAACTGCCGTTCCGGTGAACGGAGATGGTGATCTCGGTGTAGGTAGCTTCACCGTGCGCGCGATCTCGCTCGGCCTTCTCCCGGCAGCTGGCGGTGAAGGCATCGCGAAGCTCTCGCTCGCGTCGTCGACCGTGCGCGCTGCCGTGGAAGATGACAATGGCAATGTGAATGCTTCGGCTTCGGCTGCTGCGTCGGCGAATGCTGATGATGAGAGCAATGCTTCGGCTCAGGCGGCGGCGCAGGCTGCGGCTGATGCGGATGCGAACTCGACGGCGTCGGCTGCTGCTGATGCGGATGCGACTGCTGCAGCTTCGGCTGCTGCGACTGCTGATGCTTCGGCGGATGCGTCGCAGGATGTGGATGCTGATGCGAATGCGTCGGCAGCTGCTGCGTCGAGTGCTTCGGCTGATTCGACCGCTGATGCTGCGCAGGATGCTGATGCTTCGGCTGCGGCGAATGCGAATGCTTCGGCGGCGGCTTCGGCTGCTGCGGAGGCTGACGCTTCGACGGATGCTTCTGCGGATGCAGCTGCGAACGCGGATGCGGATGCTGATGCAGGAGCTTCGGTTGCTGCGAATGCTGACGCCGTTGCAGATGCGAGTGCGGATGCTGATGTTGATGGCAATGTGAATGCTTCGGCTTCGGCTGCTGCGTCGGCGAATGCTGATGATGAGAGCAATGCTTCGGCTCAGGCGGCGGCGCAGGCTGCGGCTGATGCGGATGCGAACTCGACGGCGTCGGCTGCTGCTGATGCGGATGCGACTGCTGCAGCTTCGGCTGCTGCGACTGCTGATGCTTCGGCGGATGCGTCGCAGGATGTGGATGCTGATGCGAATGCGTCGGCAGCTGCTGCGTCGAGTGCTTCGGCTGATTCGACCGCTGATGCTGCGCAGGATGCTGATGCTTCGGCTGCGGCGAATGCGAATGCTTCGGCGGCGGCTTCGGCTGCTGCGGAGGCTGACGCTTCGACGGATGCTTCTGCGGATGCAGCTGCGAACGCGGATGCGGATGCTGATGCAGGAGCTTCGGTTGCTGCGAATGCTGACGCCGTTGCAGATGCGAGTGCGGATGCTGATGTTGATGGCAATGTGAATGCTTCGGCTTCGGCTGCTGCGTCGGCGAATGCTGATGATGAGAGCAATGCTTCGGCTCAGGCGGCGGCGCAGGCTGCGGCTGATGCGGATGCGAACTCGACGGCGTCGGCTGCTGCTGATGCGGATGCGACTGCTGCAGCTTCGGCTGCTGCGACTGCTGATGCTTCGGCGGATGCGTCGCAGGATGTGGATGCTGATGCGAATGCGTCGGCAGCTGCTGCGTCGAGTGCTTCGGCTGATTCGACCGCTGATGCTGCGCAGGATGCTGATGCTTCGGCTGCGGCGAATGCGAATGCTTCGGCGGCGGCTTCGGCTGCTGCGGAGGCTGACGCTTCGACGGATGCT
Protein-coding regions in this window:
- a CDS encoding amino acid ABC transporter ATP-binding protein, with protein sequence MTSTDSTTNTERPMVQAVEVRKSFGGNEVLRGVSIEVQRGTVTALIGPSGSGKSTFLRCINDLETFDSGDILVDGERVAYRREGTKAYELKPRIVAKRRAKLGMVFQGFNLFGHLTVLENIMIAPVQVLKQDKRIVEERALELLSKVGLADKRDAYPDSLSGGQQQRVAIARALAMEPTLMLFDEPTSALDPETVGEVLEVMRTLAREGMTMIVVTHEIGFAREVCDQVAFLEDGVIQEIGPPEQVLDNPTHERTQRFLSRVI
- a CDS encoding phosphotriesterase family protein yields the protein MNLRTVLGDVHVDGVDRVLPHEHLLCDFSPVTGDRNHIFNNPALAARELGYLNEDVPPAPGRQHAIVEVTLRDLGRDPEGLRRISQESATHVVMGTGWYLEPYYPKEVYEVSAEQHAALMIREIEEGVLAADGTRIRAGVIGEIGTHGGTLSPAEERVLRAAGRASNATGAAVTTHAFMYPTGVDQLSILEEEGVDPRRIAIGHVDTFLDHAYLTGLLDRGVYLQFDTCGREHLMPDGLRVEMLVRLIDEGWADSLLISSDRCHMTDLRIRGGLAYSWAIAGFCDLLRASGVAETVVDQLTRENPLRLLGGVRAANA
- a CDS encoding choice-of-anchor G family protein, which codes for MSQAAFAADADPTARSAGQGQLINLDLLDLDLASLGFTQTSFPAKPGPDTGQLDLGVLGNETIRLGDGLQLPLLKNAQGQGLIHLGELGAASSYSESLSDASSKASSGVLGSGGSIAVSPNTGVGTDPAYVDLTDLLDQLNVSGLTDSVLDQARVELGSLATSAESASDVVTSEYVLAGANITVRSPLVGTIATNLGGVVQTAVQPVNDLVESDGALNKLLTTLKDALNGFDLGVAKIKVGAATVAIDGIDTVGASVVEQLISTPIANNSGSVSIDLGTGEVTLDVAKLIKEADGSDVNSLPANYNVVSAEFVQAVTTGITESLAGITTKVTTILNSVLNNLAVSLDVQVEACAVLCLADGGVKVAGTLAQFAGTDPTPPKLTTTLKIAGLVDVGALLNPVLTIVLNTITTVTGPTIQGVLNTVSAGLGNVINPVVKAVTDPLEPVLRGVLDQLVTLRINEQPTAVPVNGDGDLGVGSFTVRAISLGLLPAAGGEGIAKLSLASSTVRAAVEDDNGNVNASASAAASANADDESNASAQAAAQAAADADANSTASAAADADATAAASAAATADASADASQDVDADANASAAAASSASADSTADAAQDADASAAANANASAAASAAAEADASTDASADAAANADADADAGASVAANADAVADASADADVDGNVNASASAAASANADDESNASAQAAAQAAADADANSTASAAADADATAAASAAATADASADASQDVDADANASAAAASSASADSTADAAQDADASAAANANASAAASAAAEADASTDASADAAANADADADAGASVAANADAVADASADADVDGNVNASASAAASANADDESNASAQAAAQAAADADANSTASAAADADATAAASAAATADASADASQDVDADANASAAAASSASADSTADAAQDADASAAANANASAAASAAAEADASTDASADAAANADADADAGASVAANADAVADASADADVDGNVNASASAAASANADDESNASAQAAAQAAADADANSTASAAADADATAAASAAATADASADASQDVDADANASAAAASSASADSTADAAQDADASAAANANASAAASAAAEADASTDADASASAAAQAAAEADASTDASTEAAAAADASASASSNADADADNNGEADSGRNVEGAADDSGNVNASATAAASANADDESNASAQAAAQAAADADANSTASAAADADATAAASAAATADASADASQDVDADANASAAAASSASADSTADAAQDADASAAANANASAAASAAAKASASANASASSAGNGNASGKPALANSGSDANVWLFAGVGLLLIVAGGTAVALRSSSRFSARS
- a CDS encoding amino acid ABC transporter permease, producing the protein MKTTSPPRSPAAAGTAADITPLEIVPLKRYGRMVIAAVAVLLVGGLIFALVTSKNLDWRVVGQYLFAPVIIEGVILTVQLTVLAVIIGIVLGIVLALMKLSDNKVLTVLADLYLWFFRGTPQLIQLIFWFNLAFLFPTINLGFVSWDTNALITPFIAALIGLSLNEGAYMAEIIRGGILGVPKGQREAAIALGFTPLEMMTKIILPQTMRMVIPPTGNQAIAMLKVTSLVSVISARDLLTNAQMIYSRNYYVIELLIVACAWYLLLTTVATLLQNQLEKKYAGRSGNTPARGAHRGLFKRLTQTGAQR
- a CDS encoding acetamidase/formamidase family protein, translated to MTADTQDLGPYGRMYELAPDATMTGSVVPGREFTVHTLDSSGGQIRADVDYGDLDASKFFPVVGPVEVVGVEPGDVVEIEILDMDLDPLAHTWTRPGLGLLGQDRFAVMAVDTATLELRPGGPGTPVLAAAQPKAHVGALGLLTDSVEPARTLGHYGGNIDFSAVGVGAKVWITASVPGGGFFIGDVHATIGDGEVCGTGAETGASVSLRLNRLVGVGSILPTVEDIDGRLWVIGVGASVEEALQEATAYCVARVADQADIGKDEAYLSVGLLLNVKVCQVVNPRTSVAVSLDGGLDRVLRVAASAHVNV
- a CDS encoding ABC transporter substrate-binding protein, whose amino-acid sequence is MKRHTTSLNVAIPALMVASLALSACAPAGAPADTEEAPVDSAAVVEEIREMLPDAILGSNTIKVVTDPSQAPYEFTDDDDNIVGINPDLAAEVAAVLGVNLEWARADFGGLITGVATKRYDMMSEAMWDTEQRREQIDFVDNLISANNIVVAKGNPLGIKDLPDLCGKNVSTLEGSMMVELFEEFQPKCGGNPINVLIAPTTADQLLWLSTGRAVATIANPIVTEFGIEQGTARDIEVVPGEGYLSNNYGWAFHKDNVELRDAIAAAIQHLIDTGAYDDVMDKWNVSDNSRLAQVEINSEIVK